A window of Rosa rugosa chromosome 7, drRosRugo1.1, whole genome shotgun sequence genomic DNA:
ttgtgaaattttaattaaaactcgcaagcgcacgaatcgtcgttagtatagtgtgcaagtacgaggtcgttccaactgaggattgataatcaatttaaattctaacctaattaatccaaacacaaaaacacataaacaatcaaactaaagaaaatatggttttaaggttttcgacttaaacaaataatgtgaaaattaaagaaagaaagaaagaaagaaacaaataatgataaaacctagggtttcagaatcaactactaacaatcctatttatgtttcaatgcaattaacagattcttttgtttctctagatgataattcccgtatctaagtccttctcaggtactctagaccatagttttccttaagtgtatgatgctctccctctcgggtaaagatcttatatcctaactatgcagtttatccttctcaggtataaatttaacatgcagaattcattacgctttagaaaacaagggaatcaagcaaatcattagtctttctcaagtaataatgtaatttaccacacttaatcacaagaagctaatcaaattatattgcatctctgcttcaaatttgtcttccaattactatatgcaaagccctaaggtgatcaatcaaagaacttaaacataaagcatcaattcaaatagtgattaagcattcatcataaagaaactataaatccatcaataaaacatcaaagtacataaacaatcatgatagggcattatcctaaccctagaaaaggttttaacaaaagataactaagtaaaacataggaaaaacataaaaagaatggaagggaaaagatggggaaagatggatgagtcgtctctgctccgtaggcgtctacattgtgctcccgagactctcctctcatgtaaattcgtgctcccttatatagggaagatttctgctcatctttggcttcatgtttccttgtaaaacttggatttagattcctttcttcatttggaatgggaaaaccttgaaatatctcttgtagaagtagaaataagttcatcattgaatcctcatctgaattaacttccttgaaacattaggattgatgatcttgtgccacggaacttgagttctccacgaatggttgtaaattcccgagcagatttcctgtccgacctatcttcactcaaataatcataactttctccagaagtatcgaaatcgagatccgtaaaattctacagaaaatagacatccgtagctttccatgaATATAAGggtcattgtctgattcgatgtgggtaactcccagtaattcggcgaagttggatgttctgcagaGACAGATTTTGGaacctgggcgtctttcaatcctagttagctcattttagcttcttttcttctctttatgagacaaacctacaaaaacactataacaacataaatgactcgaaataaggaggactaagcataaatactaagattaagaggcaaagaaatataggaaaatatgagcacatcaaaatACATCTTGCTTGATGAGGTTGCATTAGAGTTATTAGACAGGAAAGACATTGCAGGATTAGGAACCAAGCAATAAGAGAAATATTTCCCGCCAACCAAATACCCCCCTATTTGGGAGATAAACGACACAGCTCCACGTCCTAGTCCGACAATTCCCGACTCAATCCCACTGAAATCTCCTCCATTTTGGTGTCCGCAACCAAATATAGTTTTGGGAATGGATGTGGAACCCAACGTAACAGTGTCGAGGGACAGGTTTCCTGTGGTATTAGACCCGTCGACATATGAATATTGATAGTCACAAGAGCTTGAATTACTGGAACAAAAGGAGGCTGGTCTTAGCAAACGACATTCGTTGGACATACACGAAAGAGCTCTGTAAGTTGATGAAGAAGCTGGATCAAAGAGAGGAGGGTTTTGCTCGAAACATTGCCTGCATGGCATGCATTGTGTCCATATAAGATCGCTTCCGGTGTCAACAATTCCAATGAAAGGTCTTGGTGGTGTACCGATTGATATGTTCACCAGGTAATCTCCTTCGCTGTACATTAGATGATCAGGTGATTCATCTTCTGATGAGGTGAAACGGTTGATGCGATCACGTGAACGTCGCAAAGCATTGCTTACTCGTTGCCAATCAGTTAACGACGAATTGTATAAGGGAGAAGATGGAGTGTCACGATGGATCATGTTGAGGCTAATAACACCACCATGGTGAGGAACATTATCTTGTGCATTAGAGCGaactaagagaaagagaataaCAATAGAACTTGCAATGGCGGAGAGTGAATGATATGACGTCGCCATAAGAACTAATGGAGAAGGTTATAGGACAGTTATACAGACTGAGAGAGCGAACGAGGGTGAGGGTGGCCCATTTATAGGAGAAGAAGGCCTGATAATCTTAGGAATCAAGTAATCAACCTTTTCCATTAGTCAAGACATATTCTGAAATCTTTCTGATTTTCCCTGTGGATTTTGAAAGATTTTCCTGAACCTCATTCCTGTTTCGTAGTAATTCGGATTTACGTTTCCTTTTTCATGTCTTGTTTTGGATCTCTGCCCTTTTTTGAGGGAAAGGAGGTCAGATTTTATTGATGAAAGATGTCTAAAAATTACACAACTTCAGCTGCTAATGCAGCTTGTAAAAAAGAaggggaagaaaaataaaaagtctcCACGGGGAGAGATAGCAGCCATCAGATGTGCCACCCTAGCTATTTGCACTTCTCTTTGTATGGACCTCTGCCCTTTGAATTTGCTTTCCCTTTTACTGTTTTCCTTAGGCCGATTAGGTGATCAGCTCTATGATGTAATTGTTCAACAAAAAGTTAAGTGTTATTTGCTTATTTCCCATTGCAATGATGGGGTCTCTATGAGATCTAAGATTTGTAGCCTCAAATtctaggtgtcatgtcatgtaagcaaatacaaattttatttttaattccacataatatatcttgccacatcatactattgcaacaccaactttaccatTTTTtatggggttttgtccatttaccccatttctagggatttttttctccctcaccccattaagtttttttaattccctcttacccaatacactctaagggagtcttccctaataccccattaagattttttttttgtttttaatttttttttaataccattttacccctcacccctttgttacttagagagagagagagaaaatggaagagagagaaactatatgagacttcgccggagcccgtcaccggccgccggattccggtcaactttcgccggaatccggtcaccggtcgccggattccggccaactttcgccgcccaccggaaattgctgaaaatctcaccggaaagtttttttgcccctaatagacatctattgccccctaatagaggggcaatagacgtctattgccccctaatagacgtctattgacccctaatagacgtctattgccccctaatagacgtctattggcccccaatagacgactatcagccatgtattgcccccaatagacgactatcagccatgtattgcccccaagtagacgtctattgcccctcaatag
This region includes:
- the LOC133722927 gene encoding aspartic proteinase CDR1-like — its product is MIHRDTPSSPLYNSSLTDWQRVSNALRRSRDRINRFTSSEDESPDHLMYSEGDYLVNISIGTPPRPFIGIVDTGSDLIWTQCMPCRQCFEQNPPLFDPASSSTYRALSCMSNECRLLRPASFCSSNSSSCDYQYSYVDGSNTTGNLSLDTVTLGSTSIPKTIFGCGHQNGGDFSGIESGIVGLGRGAVSFISQIGGYLVGGKYFSYCLVPNPAMSFLSNNSNATSSSKIVSATQTFYIVELQGISVGANNITLNADAKAFKGNMIIDSGTNLMYLPELLYDSFKSAIEEELKYRDLEMKQDPTGSGLSCFLTKYDILPGPNVTFHFKGADVKLKSANTFVRVDDETVCLAFS